GGCACAAGGAACACACAAGCAAGGGTAGACACATATACACTCCACCCTCAAAGTCACTCGCACGCAAATACACACAGTAGACCTACACTGACACCTCCCAGGTAAGCGTGCAGAAATGCATACGCCCAGGTGCACACTCAGACTCCCACGCGTGCGCACTcacaacacacgcacacacacacacacacacacacacacactctccgcGCAACGCCAACCCCTTCCGCTGGACTCACTCTCTGACCGCAGGGGGGAACGGGTGGAACAAGGATGGCCTGCCCTCGGGCAGTCTGCGGGTTTATCCTCCACCGGGGTGGGGTACACTCACCGGGCGGAGCGAGCTGGCCGCCGCTGAGTGGACTCGGCCTAGGCGGAGCTAGTTGCTGAACAGCTCGCGCGCCATGGCGCTCGCTGCGCCCGCCACAGTGTGGGATGAGCGGTGACCCGGTGGCCAGCCGAGTGGCCACGGAGCGCGCCTGCGCAGATCTCGGCGCCGCGTTTCCAGGCTGTCACTGTTCAGTGCCGACCGGGGGCGGCACCCCAGGCACCCAGGCCCGCCCCCTCCGTCTGAAGTGTTTTGGGCCAGGGAGAAGACGGAAAGCTACTGGGGCCTGACCTGAAAATTTCACCCCCGTTCAGTTCTCTCGTTTGTCTGTGGGGCGAGGATGAGACCTGCATACCCAGCCCCCGCAAAGCAAGTGTCATTAGGACTTAAGGGGCCGGTGCAGAAGGCTCCTTGTGTAAAaacagccccagccatttctcTGACCCCTCTACACACACGCGTGCGTGCGCAGTGTCTGGGCTGGCCTCGTGACCCCATCATGGTTGGCGATGCGGGACCTGAGCCCTGGCTCAGGGCTTCGTGTAGCTACCGAGCCCGGCACAGGGAAGCCGGATGGATCGTGCAGGGTTCGTTCTTTGTTGGTGTCCTGCAGAGGTCGGCAGCATCAGACGCGATCTGCAGGCGAGGAAAAAGGGAAAACGACCAAGGGCACCTGACTGGACATTGGCAGGGTGCGGGTCGGGGGTCAGGCGCACAGCTCTGGCCTGGAAGTAGGGACTCAGCTCCGAAAACATCCATTCTCTTTATGCCTCACCGTGTCCACACGTAGGCAGGTCGCGGAGAGTTTCCGATCTTGCTCAGCTTGGCGCTTGAGGCACAGGAGGTCGCTTAGAGCACCTGGAGAGCGGCGCGGAGGGACACTGCAGCAGTTTTTGGCCACAGGAGGGCACCCCGGAGCCTGGCccggcccccgcccccgcccccgcgtGGGCATGACTCTTCCCGGCTTCTCTCCAGGGGCCGCAGCCAACGGCCAGCACTCCTGCCTCCAGACTGCGCGACGCCACACAGCTCCCCAGGTATCCGCCTTGCACGCACgaccctctctttttcttctctccaccCAGAATCCATTCCCACTTGCCCCCCAGATCTTCTCATCCCCGCTCCACAGAGCTCCTCTTTTGGGGCTGCCCACATCCTTTACCCGTGCTGTGCGCCCTTCCAGACCTCCAGAGCCTTTTCCAGCGGTAGTGGTGGTGGTCTACCTAGGGGACGCGGGGAGCCGTGGTGGCGCCGGGGTGTGCTCCCGTGGCTTCACGCTGCCTCCGCTTTGAGCTCCCAGCGGACAGTCCGCACGCCGAGCACCCTGCGTCCATTGTGGGCCTAACTCCCAAAGTCTTCCCCTCTGACAGCTGTGGTTTCCACCTCCGGAAACCCCACTCAGGATTCCCACCACCGCCCTCCcggcctgcagtgccaacacGTGACCTGTAGAGCAGTGCGTTGGGGAAGCTGAGGTTGGTAAGTGTGGCAGGTAGAGTGTGTCCCATTGATTGGGTGTTAACTGTGtgcagcccctccccccaccccccgtgtcTAGTGTTTTTCATGGGTCGCCTCATTCAATCCCAGCAACCTGTTGATTTAGCCCCATTTGTGGGAAAGGGTGACAACAGGTGCTTAGCAATTgtaatgggagacccaggtattGAGTCCTTCCCCTGGCAAGCACCCTCACCGGGTATTTTTCTCCCTTGAGCTCTTAATTCTTGAGGTCAGTTTTATTGTCCTCAGATGTGAGATTTGAGGAAGTAGAGGCTGAGGCAGTTAACAGTAGAGACAAGACATGAACACCCATGGTATCCTCTTGACCTGAAAGCATGTTTTTTAGAGTTCTGGAAGCTTCCTGCATGCCTCCTGGACAGGCTGTGTCCTGTGGGACCTCATTAGCTTGGCTttgacccacacaggtgcacctcTGGCATGGCGAGTGCCGAAGAGCGGGAAGGcaccgtgcaggtgcagggccagagCCTCTTCTTCCGAGAGGCCTGGCCAGACGGTGGGCAGGCCCCTCGCttctctgtgctgctgctgcacgGCATTCGCTTCTCCTCCGAGACCTGGCAGAACCTGGGCACGCTAcgcaggctggcccaggctggctaCAGGGCGGTGGCCATTGACCTGCCAGGTACTTGATTTGGGGTGAGGGTTGTGGCTGGGGGGCAGGAGCTCATTGGATGCAGATTGTGGGACTGTGAGGACCCCACTAGGCTGGCCCTTGAGTTGGATGCATGTGCAGCAAGGGGTGTTGGAGTGTCTCCAGTCTCCACTGGGGTGGCTCAGATGCTGTCCCGGTACCCCTGCTGGGCTCTGGGGCAGCGTCTCAGCCTGAGTAGCTGGTTTCTGCAGCTGCAATGGGAGCTAACTATGCTCATGTTTGGAGGTGACTGAGTCACCCACCTGAGGGTATTATTACTAGTATCTGACACTTAGTAGGTGATACTTAAGTGATTGgaaattgttttttgttcatttttgttttttaattttattttggcctggttcaatggctaaatctcaacttgccaggatcccatatgggtcccagtttgtgtcctggttgctctactgcccatcctgctgcctgcctgtgtcctggaaaagcagctgaggatgacccaaagccttgggaccctgcatctgcatgggagacctggaagaagctcctggttcttgtctttagatcagctcagctgtggccgttgtgtctacttagggagtgaatcagtggatggaagatctttctctctgtctcttcttctctccataaaactgatctgcctttcaagtaaaaataaaataaaattttaaaaaagattgtattgaaagacagaatgtgtgtggggggggatggagattttctatccactggttcactacccaattgGCTACAGCAGTTGGCTAGGGCCATGCCAGGCTCAGGCAAGgaaactggaactccatctgggtctctcccatgggtggcaggggcccaagtatgggagccatcctctactgccttccaaggcccattaacagctggattggaaggacagtCACTGGGACTCCCAACCGGTACGCTGaaatggatgctggcattgcaactGGCGGTTTAGCTCACTATGAGTCAAATATTTTGAGTCACAACCACAGACTGTTGGAAGCCCTAAGGGCTGAGATGCCTCCTGGTatagtgggggcagggcagggtgctGCCTGGTGCTTGGCCAGCCCTGATTTGGCATGCAGAGTCTTAAGCTGGGCCCTGGGGAAGATGGGAGAAGCCCTGTGACTACCAGGCCCCAGCCCTTGGTGCCAGGTGGGAAAAGGCAGCAGGGCCACTGTGTTTCCCTTCCGGGCTAGTGCAGTTTGGTTCCAAGGCCTCCTCCAGCCAGGGCAGGATTGGTTCCCAcagtgggttgggctgagcttCGGGGCGAAGGTCTTGAGCTGCTTGTTGTCAGAGTTGGGCAGCAACCAGGAGAGCAGATGAGGGTGCAGGACCTGCCCTCAGGCTTTTGACTGCCCTGGGATGcttctcttggtctcccactcACCGTTGTCACCTTCTGTCTCCCAGGCCTAGGGCGCTCCAAGGACGCGGCAGCCCCTGCCCCTCTTGGGGAGCTGGTCCCTGGCAGCTTCCTAGCAGCTGTGGTGGCGGCCTTGGAGCTGGGTCCCCCTGTGGTGATCAGTCCCTCCATGAGTGGCATGTACTCCCTGCCCTTCCTCACGGCCCCCGGCTCGCAGCTCCGGGGCTACGTGCCCGTGGCCCCCATCTGCACCGACAAAATCAGTGCCGCCAACTACGCCAGTGTGAAGGTAGTCTTGGGCAGTGGGTGGTGAAAATGAGATGCCCCCTTTGGGagcaagaaagagatcttgcTGGGACCTGGGAGCTGGGTAACTTGTGGGAGGGGCGGCTGGGAGCAGCTGAACACCCAGTTCCACCTTGTTGGTTGACTTGCTGGATTATTGCCAAATTGCTGCGACGGCAAACACATGTCATGCCACCACCACAGGTTggaccagcttctctttcccctctcttgGGGTGGCCCTGGGGGTGCTGACCTCTGGGAGGCCCTGTTGAGTCTACCCTCCCTCTTGTTTCTTTCAGGTTCCGGCCCTGATTGTCTATGGAGACCAGGACCCCATGGGTCACAGCAGCTTTGAGCACCTGAAGCAGCTGCCCAACCACCGTGTGCTGGTcctggagggggcggggcaccCCTGTTACCTGGACAAACCCGAGGAGTGGCATAcagggctgctgcacttcctgcaGGGGCTGGCATAAACTCCGCCCTTTGGCACCTGTAGACTGCCTTCCCCCGGATCTCTTTCTCGCAGTGCTCACTGTGCTCTGGTTACACATGCCCACTCCGCAGGTCAGTCTATCTGTTTCTTTGGGTTCATGTCTTTTGGAGTCTGTGTggtcttctctgcttctttcttttgcagtgacagcctgggaaggcaaatcAAGAGCAAAACACAGGAACTAAGGGGCATAAGCCCCTGGAGGGTAAACCCAAGCTTCTCCTAGAGGCTTCTGCTCTGAGCTTGCAcaccttcctctgctctgccaAGCCTCCCTGTTTCTGCTCTTCCAGCTGCCCAGCAGGCCAGTCACACCCCTTAACCAGCTCTTGCCTACCCCCAGTTTCCTGCATGGAAGCCCACATGCACGGACACATACTCAGAGCACTTGCAACCCCAGGTACAGGTATGACGATCAGCTGCATAGGTCCATGAAAGTGGACCCACTTGCACATCCTCACAGACAGCTATAACCCTGCAAATGCATGCACCCGCACACACAGGCATACCTGTGCCTCCACACAGACACTAGCCCAAGGTAGGAATGTGCTTCtaaagctgcagcacctgtctgAGACCATGGGGTGCCATGGGGCCCCCTTGCACTGCTGTGCCTTGGGGATGACTGGTCCCCTCTCTACTGCCTGCCCCAGAGATGGACTGgcatctctctgcatctcaagtCCCCCTGATTtctccctggcttcctgccatccCCTCCCTTTTCCCCGGAGAGGGGCTAGGAGGCCTGGGTCTTCtcagcctggcttctgccttgctcTTGGGTTTGGAGGATGGAAATAAAGTGATGCAATTAGACCCCCACAGGCTCTTGCTGTCTCTAGAgcgccgcccctcccccgcccctggGGACCGCCACAGCCGGCCCCTCCCCCACGCTGGCAGGACCAGATGGTGCCCCCCCGCCGCCCTTT
This Ochotona princeps isolate mOchPri1 chromosome 21, mOchPri1.hap1, whole genome shotgun sequence DNA region includes the following protein-coding sequences:
- the ABHD14B gene encoding putative protein-lysine deacylase ABHD14B codes for the protein MASAEEREGTVQVQGQSLFFREAWPDGGQAPRFSVLLLHGIRFSSETWQNLGTLRRLAQAGYRAVAIDLPGLGRSKDAAAPAPLGELVPGSFLAAVVAALELGPPVVISPSMSGMYSLPFLTAPGSQLRGYVPVAPICTDKISAANYASVKVPALIVYGDQDPMGHSSFEHLKQLPNHRVLVLEGAGHPCYLDKPEEWHTGLLHFLQGLA